In Bremerella alba, one DNA window encodes the following:
- a CDS encoding carbon-nitrogen hydrolase, producing the protein MSKPDKVNVAVVQMTCSGNKQENVDKAVAKIAEAAQQGANIVCLQELFPGLYFCQTEDHIQFQLAEPIPGPTSERIQAAAKEHSVVVVASLFEKRAEGVYHNTAAVFDADGAFLGMYRKMHIPDDPHYYEKFYFTPGDIGFRTFDTKYGRVGVCICWDQWFPEAARLTALTGAQILVYPTAIGWLHPEKQEYGPAQVSAWETMMRSHAIANGVFVAAPNRVGIEDNIEFWGHSFVVDPTGTLLEVGSHDKEEILVVECNLAQIEFSRTHWPFLRDRRIDAYSGLTKRFIDGDITS; encoded by the coding sequence ATGAGCAAACCGGACAAGGTCAACGTGGCCGTTGTGCAGATGACGTGCAGCGGCAATAAGCAAGAGAACGTCGACAAGGCGGTTGCCAAGATCGCCGAGGCCGCCCAACAGGGAGCGAACATCGTTTGCCTGCAGGAACTGTTCCCCGGTCTCTACTTCTGCCAGACCGAGGACCACATTCAGTTTCAACTGGCCGAACCAATCCCCGGCCCGACTAGCGAACGCATTCAAGCCGCCGCAAAGGAGCACAGCGTGGTCGTAGTGGCCTCGTTGTTCGAGAAGCGTGCCGAAGGCGTCTACCACAACACGGCTGCCGTCTTCGACGCCGACGGAGCGTTTCTGGGCATGTACCGCAAAATGCACATCCCTGACGATCCGCACTATTACGAGAAGTTTTATTTCACACCGGGCGATATCGGCTTCCGCACGTTCGACACCAAGTATGGCCGCGTGGGCGTTTGTATTTGCTGGGATCAATGGTTCCCCGAAGCGGCTCGCTTGACGGCGCTGACTGGGGCTCAGATTTTGGTGTACCCTACGGCGATCGGCTGGCTGCATCCCGAGAAGCAAGAGTACGGCCCCGCCCAGGTGTCTGCCTGGGAAACGATGATGCGGAGTCATGCAATCGCCAACGGTGTGTTTGTGGCCGCACCCAATCGCGTGGGCATTGAAGACAACATCGAATTCTGGGGGCACTCGTTCGTGGTCGACCCGACCGGCACGCTGCTGGAGGTCGGCTCGCACGATAAGGAAGAGATTTTAGTCGTCGAGTGCAACCTGGCTCAGATCGAATTCTCGAGAACGCATTGGCCTTTCCTACGTGATCGTCGCATTGATGCCTATAGCGGACTGACCAAGCGATTTATCGATGGGGATATCACCTCATGA
- a CDS encoding TlpA family protein disulfide reductase produces the protein MKRTVLSTCIVLSLFSFMACGRAAEDNPQSSADAPKGEVLAKDSLQTFIDDSTNTQPLMDFANANFEALMKEMSQAGDVAQTHIDGIRESLANVDPGENEQAAGLLNSIDRSLEMFEFRLLAKGLTLDEVKAKVTDSPNDVEAISLYATKIGMVLSEDLVGNIEKMESQVETEADFIVSSAENAEASEVKIAYQKAAVVLQSAAQEIERLKAYEKIVGEPMKPIDAEAWVNGDGFTSEELKGKVILLDFWAVWCGPCVASFPHLVEWQEKYGDEGLQIIGITRYFNFDWPEGAEGPGQAEGEVPPAQEQAMLDKFTAEFELKHPTALVADPDEFYSYYAVSAIPHFVLIGRDGKIHKVSGGISESRAKALEEEIKKLLAEPAPE, from the coding sequence ATGAAACGAACCGTATTATCCACATGTATCGTCTTGTCGCTGTTTTCGTTCATGGCATGTGGCCGTGCCGCCGAAGACAATCCTCAATCTAGCGCCGATGCCCCCAAGGGAGAAGTGCTCGCCAAGGATAGCCTGCAGACCTTCATCGATGACTCGACCAACACCCAACCGCTGATGGACTTCGCCAATGCCAATTTCGAGGCCTTGATGAAAGAGATGTCCCAGGCCGGCGATGTTGCTCAGACACATATCGACGGCATCCGCGAAAGTTTGGCTAACGTCGACCCTGGCGAAAACGAACAAGCCGCTGGCCTACTCAACAGTATCGACCGCTCGCTCGAGATGTTCGAGTTTCGCTTGCTCGCCAAGGGGCTCACCTTAGACGAAGTCAAAGCGAAAGTGACCGACAGCCCTAACGACGTGGAAGCGATCAGCTTGTACGCAACCAAGATTGGCATGGTGCTCTCGGAAGACCTGGTTGGCAATATCGAGAAGATGGAATCGCAGGTCGAGACGGAAGCGGATTTTATTGTCTCCAGTGCCGAGAACGCCGAAGCGTCGGAAGTGAAAATCGCCTATCAGAAGGCCGCCGTGGTCCTGCAGTCGGCAGCCCAAGAGATCGAGCGTTTGAAAGCGTACGAGAAGATTGTGGGCGAGCCGATGAAGCCGATCGACGCCGAGGCCTGGGTTAACGGCGATGGTTTCACTTCTGAAGAGCTAAAAGGCAAAGTGATCCTGCTCGACTTTTGGGCCGTTTGGTGTGGTCCCTGCGTTGCCAGTTTTCCGCATCTGGTCGAATGGCAAGAGAAGTACGGTGACGAGGGCCTGCAGATTATAGGTATCACTCGCTATTTCAATTTCGATTGGCCCGAAGGTGCCGAAGGCCCTGGGCAAGCAGAAGGTGAAGTTCCGCCGGCTCAAGAGCAAGCCATGCTGGACAAGTTTACGGCTGAGTTTGAACTGAAGCATCCGACGGCGTTGGTCGCGGACCCCGACGAGTTCTATAGCTACTACGCGGTTTCCGCCATTCCGCACTTCGTGCTGATCGGCCGCGATGGCAAGATCCACAAGGTCAGCGGCGGCATCAGTGAATCGCGAGCCAAAGCATTGGAAGAAGAGATCAAAAAATTATTGGCCGAGCCAGCACCAGAGTAA
- the epmB gene encoding EF-P beta-lysylation protein EpmB → MNIVTTDSQSASSNCIANPATSPSEGWKASMRGAFRRLDALADYLQLPKNSWQTGLAAIDDFPLFVPREFAAKMRPGDLADPLLRQVLPVEQETITTKGFTSNPVGDDEATLTPGLLQKYHGRALMVTTGACAVHCRYCFRRHFPYGEGPKGIDAWNSALKAIGQDKTLHEILLSGGDPLTLTDGILGQLAEKIAAVQHIRRLRVHTRLPMMIPSRVNEPFLAWLTGTRLKPFVVIHANHPNELGEDVAAALGRLVEAKVPLLNQSVLLQGVNDDAETLIELSEKLLDLNVMPYYLHQLDRVQGAAHFEVPRSRGLQILETMRGRLPGYAVPRYVEEIAGDTSKRVIV, encoded by the coding sequence ATGAACATTGTAACTACCGATTCGCAATCTGCGAGTAGCAATTGTATCGCGAACCCCGCCACGTCGCCTAGCGAGGGTTGGAAAGCATCGATGCGCGGTGCTTTTCGCCGCCTGGACGCGCTGGCCGACTACCTTCAGCTGCCCAAAAACAGCTGGCAAACCGGTCTGGCAGCCATCGACGACTTCCCGCTGTTCGTCCCCCGCGAGTTCGCCGCCAAGATGCGTCCCGGCGATCTTGCCGATCCGCTGCTACGCCAAGTGCTTCCAGTCGAGCAGGAAACCATTACTACCAAAGGCTTTACGTCGAACCCCGTCGGCGACGACGAAGCCACGCTCACGCCTGGGCTGCTGCAAAAGTACCACGGCAGGGCCCTGATGGTGACCACCGGGGCCTGTGCGGTGCATTGCCGATATTGCTTCCGGCGGCATTTCCCATATGGGGAAGGCCCCAAGGGCATCGATGCCTGGAACTCGGCCTTAAAGGCGATCGGCCAGGACAAAACGCTTCACGAAATCTTGTTATCTGGCGGCGATCCGCTGACCCTCACCGATGGCATTCTGGGACAATTGGCCGAAAAAATCGCTGCGGTGCAGCACATTCGAAGACTTCGCGTCCACACGCGGCTGCCGATGATGATCCCCAGCCGGGTGAACGAGCCGTTTTTGGCCTGGCTGACCGGCACGCGGCTGAAGCCGTTTGTCGTCATCCATGCGAACCATCCGAATGAGCTGGGCGAGGATGTCGCTGCAGCATTGGGTCGGCTGGTCGAAGCCAAGGTTCCGCTGCTCAATCAAAGTGTGCTCCTTCAAGGGGTGAACGACGACGCCGAGACGCTAATCGAACTGTCGGAAAAACTGCTTGACTTGAATGTGATGCCGTATTACCTGCACCAGTTAGACCGCGTGCAAGGCGCAGCCCACTTCGAGGTCCCGCGTAGCCGCGGACTTCAAATTCTGGAAACGATGCGTGGTCGCTTGCCAGGTTATGCAGTGCCGCGCTATGTCGAGGAAATCGCCGGCGATACGAGTAAGCGGGTAATCGTTTGA
- the efp gene encoding elongation factor P, with amino-acid sequence MQYSTSDFRKGLKVQIDGEPYVMSECNFVKPGKGNALYKCKLKNLIRGSNLDRTYRGGETLESADVEETDVQFLYKQADTWVFMDNESFEQYELDADAMGDGWKFLKDGMKCMMTLFNGNPLDMTPPTQVEMEVTYCEPGAKGNTATNVTKPATIETGAELQVPAFVNQGDIIRVDTRDGSYVERVKK; translated from the coding sequence GTGCAATACAGTACCAGCGATTTTCGTAAAGGTTTGAAGGTCCAGATCGACGGCGAGCCCTACGTCATGTCCGAGTGCAACTTCGTGAAGCCGGGCAAGGGAAATGCATTGTACAAGTGCAAACTCAAAAACCTGATCCGCGGAAGCAACTTGGACCGTACTTACCGCGGTGGTGAAACGCTGGAATCGGCGGACGTCGAGGAAACCGACGTGCAGTTCCTTTACAAGCAAGCCGACACGTGGGTCTTCATGGACAACGAGTCGTTCGAGCAGTACGAACTCGATGCCGACGCCATGGGTGACGGTTGGAAGTTCCTCAAAGACGGCATGAAATGCATGATGACTCTGTTCAACGGCAACCCGTTGGACATGACTCCTCCGACCCAAGTCGAAATGGAAGTCACCTATTGCGAGCCTGGTGCCAAAGGCAACACGGCCACCAACGTGACCAAGCCAGCGACCATTGAAACGGGCGCAGAGCTTCAGGTCCCGGCGTTTGTGAACCAAGGAGATATCATCCGGGTCGACACCCGCGATGGTTCGTACGTGGAACGCGTGAAGAAGTAA
- a CDS encoding agmatine deiminase family protein yields MNDRLTPKQQAYRWPAEWEPHVGTLLSWPHNRESWPGKFEPVPGVYKQLVTALCEVEDVHILAAAGDVLTQAEDQVGHLPNVFIHAIPTNDAWARDHGPSFLKAPQGKPWMAVDWNYNAWGGKYPPWDDDQAVPERLSEKLGFGRFQPGIVMEGGAVDGNGAGLVLSTTECLLNPNRNPHLSQAETEKFLCDYLCAEKILWLHHGIAGDDTDGHIDELARFVGLGTVVAAYEEDKSDENYEALRQNFQDLEAMTDLNEQPLEVIPLAMPKAKYQDDQRLPASYCNFYIANDIVIVPQFGDDADEKACETLDKCFPDRKVVPIEAIDLVWGLGAFHCISQQIMK; encoded by the coding sequence ATGAACGATCGGCTGACGCCCAAACAACAAGCGTATCGCTGGCCAGCCGAGTGGGAGCCGCACGTCGGAACGCTCCTTTCGTGGCCCCATAACCGCGAGTCGTGGCCCGGGAAGTTCGAGCCTGTCCCTGGCGTGTACAAGCAGCTAGTGACGGCCTTGTGCGAGGTCGAGGACGTTCATATTCTGGCGGCTGCCGGAGATGTGCTAACCCAGGCCGAAGACCAGGTAGGGCATCTTCCTAACGTGTTTATTCATGCGATCCCCACGAACGATGCTTGGGCCCGCGACCATGGGCCGAGCTTCCTGAAGGCACCGCAAGGTAAGCCGTGGATGGCGGTCGACTGGAATTACAATGCCTGGGGTGGCAAGTATCCGCCGTGGGATGACGACCAAGCCGTGCCGGAGCGTCTTTCCGAGAAGCTGGGCTTTGGCCGCTTTCAGCCAGGCATTGTCATGGAAGGAGGAGCCGTCGATGGCAATGGGGCTGGGCTCGTCTTGAGCACGACCGAGTGCCTATTGAACCCGAACCGAAACCCGCATCTTTCGCAGGCTGAGACCGAGAAGTTTTTGTGCGACTACTTGTGCGCCGAGAAAATATTGTGGCTGCATCATGGGATCGCCGGGGACGATACCGATGGTCACATCGACGAACTGGCCCGGTTCGTGGGGCTAGGGACCGTCGTTGCCGCCTACGAAGAAGATAAGAGCGACGAGAACTACGAAGCGCTTCGGCAGAACTTCCAAGATCTGGAAGCGATGACTGACCTGAATGAGCAGCCATTGGAAGTCATTCCGCTGGCTATGCCCAAGGCCAAATACCAGGACGACCAGCGCTTGCCGGCCAGCTACTGCAACTTCTACATCGCCAACGACATTGTCATCGTGCCGCAGTTTGGTGACGATGCCGATGAGAAGGCCTGCGAGACGCTCGACAAGTGCTTCCCCGACCGCAAGGTCGTGCCAATCGAAGCGATCGATTTGGTATGGGGCTTAGGGGCTTTCCACTGCATTTCACAGCAGATTATGAAGTAG
- a CDS encoding tRNA-binding protein, whose protein sequence is MTKITWNDFEAVELRVGTIVEVEDFPEARRPAYKLKVDFGEPLGIKKSSAQITQLYTREELLGKQVIAVTNFPPKQIGPIRSEVLVTGFYGEDGAVTLAVPDKPTQNGNRLA, encoded by the coding sequence ATGACAAAAATTACCTGGAACGACTTCGAGGCCGTCGAGCTACGCGTCGGTACAATCGTCGAGGTCGAAGATTTCCCCGAGGCTCGCCGTCCTGCTTATAAGCTGAAAGTCGACTTTGGCGAGCCGCTCGGCATTAAAAAGTCGAGCGCTCAGATCACGCAGCTCTATACGCGAGAAGAGCTGCTGGGCAAACAAGTCATCGCCGTCACTAACTTCCCTCCGAAACAAATCGGCCCCATCCGCAGCGAGGTCCTCGTCACCGGTTTCTACGGCGAAGACGGCGCCGTAACCCTTGCTGTGCCTGACAAGCCCACCCAAAACGGCAATCGTCTGGCTTGA
- a CDS encoding vWA domain-containing protein codes for MKKTWILTPLLLGVAMIGCSAQPGSVAVESERASGSADATQTKLSSVDESLTQVPLEEYERPTASTMTAPAEAVEMQLGLPSQSNGSGAASTPADAYGGKAMQTEESAPGVDSLSSKLDGQPMSGEGEELQQREKNVKDNMFRENAPVLDSKRQDATKKKALPATPGMQGLPAAEPAARVASNPAPTAKPGDHMDLRRSRMATELKLAEQDDVGGPGGVGPGEGGDKFEPIEENDFIAVADQPLSTFSIDVDTASYSKIRSYLSQFGSLPPRDAVRVEELVNYFTYDYATPTDAHPFAANVEVASCPWNPTNRLVRVGIKGKEVATEDRPASNLVFLLDVSGSMNNANKLPLLKKGMKMLVDQLGENDKVSIVVYAGAAGLVLEPTYGYEKATILAALDRLQAGGSTNGGQGIELAYKTATENYIKGGTNRVILCTDGDFNVGQTSTGGLVGMAAEQAKKNIYMSVMGFGIGNHNDSMLEQLSNKANGNYSFIDNEKEAKKVLVEQMSGTLLTIAKDVKIQIEFNPNKVASYRLVGYENRLLAAQDFNDDKKDAGEIGAGHTVTAFYEVVPATGDGDTEVASVDPKVDELKYQTKPETTEAADTNELMTLKLRYKQPEEDVSTLMTYPVVDNGNAFNQSTGDFQFASAVAMFGLKLRGSNFHHETNFAEIEELVASNVDGPGSSYREEFLDMVRQVEKLQK; via the coding sequence ATGAAAAAAACATGGATTCTTACGCCACTGCTGCTAGGTGTGGCGATGATCGGATGTAGTGCCCAACCAGGCTCTGTTGCTGTTGAAAGCGAACGAGCCTCAGGGTCTGCGGATGCAACGCAAACCAAACTAAGTTCCGTCGACGAGTCACTCACCCAGGTTCCGCTGGAAGAATACGAACGTCCTACAGCTTCCACCATGACCGCGCCGGCCGAAGCCGTCGAAATGCAACTGGGTCTGCCTAGTCAGTCCAACGGATCGGGGGCTGCGTCTACGCCAGCGGACGCCTACGGCGGCAAAGCGATGCAGACCGAAGAAAGCGCTCCTGGCGTGGACAGCCTGAGCTCGAAGCTCGATGGCCAACCGATGTCGGGCGAAGGGGAAGAGCTTCAACAACGGGAAAAGAACGTTAAAGACAACATGTTCCGTGAGAACGCCCCTGTCTTGGATAGCAAGCGACAAGACGCCACCAAGAAGAAAGCCCTGCCAGCAACGCCTGGGATGCAAGGTCTGCCGGCCGCCGAGCCTGCGGCCCGGGTTGCCAGCAATCCAGCGCCGACGGCCAAGCCAGGCGATCATATGGATTTGCGTCGATCTCGAATGGCTACCGAACTCAAATTGGCTGAGCAGGACGACGTCGGTGGCCCCGGCGGCGTTGGACCTGGCGAAGGTGGCGATAAGTTTGAGCCGATCGAAGAGAACGACTTCATCGCGGTGGCTGATCAACCACTGTCGACATTCTCGATCGATGTCGACACGGCCAGCTACTCGAAGATTCGTTCGTACTTAAGCCAGTTCGGTTCGCTCCCACCGCGCGATGCGGTCCGTGTGGAAGAACTGGTCAACTACTTCACCTATGACTACGCGACCCCCACCGACGCGCACCCCTTCGCGGCCAACGTGGAAGTGGCTAGTTGCCCTTGGAACCCCACCAATCGCCTGGTTCGCGTCGGCATCAAGGGCAAAGAGGTCGCCACCGAAGACCGTCCTGCCAGTAACCTTGTGTTTCTGCTGGACGTGTCGGGCTCGATGAATAACGCCAACAAACTGCCTCTGCTGAAGAAGGGCATGAAGATGCTCGTCGATCAGTTGGGCGAAAATGATAAGGTTTCGATCGTCGTTTACGCCGGTGCCGCTGGCCTGGTTTTGGAGCCGACCTATGGCTACGAAAAAGCAACCATCCTGGCAGCGCTCGATCGCCTGCAAGCTGGCGGTTCGACCAATGGCGGCCAAGGCATTGAGTTGGCTTATAAAACGGCCACCGAGAACTACATCAAAGGGGGCACCAACCGCGTGATCCTGTGCACCGATGGCGACTTCAACGTTGGCCAAACGAGCACCGGCGGGCTGGTCGGTATGGCCGCCGAGCAAGCCAAGAAGAACATTTATATGAGCGTGATGGGCTTCGGTATCGGCAACCATAACGACTCGATGCTCGAACAGCTCTCGAACAAGGCCAACGGCAACTACTCGTTCATCGACAACGAGAAGGAAGCCAAAAAGGTTCTCGTCGAACAAATGAGCGGCACGCTGCTGACGATCGCCAAGGACGTGAAAATCCAGATCGAGTTCAACCCGAACAAGGTCGCTTCCTACCGCCTGGTGGGCTACGAAAACCGCTTGCTCGCTGCTCAGGATTTCAACGACGACAAAAAGGACGCAGGCGAAATCGGTGCCGGGCACACGGTCACGGCGTTCTATGAAGTTGTGCCTGCGACCGGCGATGGGGATACCGAAGTCGCTTCGGTCGATCCAAAAGTCGACGAGCTAAAGTATCAAACCAAACCGGAAACCACCGAAGCGGCCGACACCAACGAACTGATGACCTTGAAGCTGCGATACAAGCAGCCGGAAGAGGACGTCAGCACGCTGATGACCTACCCGGTGGTTGATAACGGCAACGCGTTCAACCAGTCGACCGGCGACTTCCAATTCGCCTCGGCGGTGGCCATGTTCGGCTTGAAGCTTCGCGGAAGCAATTTTCATCACGAAACCAACTTCGCCGAAATCGAAGAGCTAGTCGCGTCCAACGTCGACGGGCCTGGTTCTTCGTACCGCGAAGAATTTCTCGATATGGTTCGCCAGGTCGAAAAACTTCAGAAGTAA
- a CDS encoding outer membrane protein assembly factor BamB family protein encodes MKSTYAYLAIVGSACVGMTIAGLLPAGRAVAQDEVAKAEVTKDWPQWGGDSKRNNVPTAANIPTTWDIGGFDRSSGEWQKEDAENIKWVAALGSQSYGNPVVADGKIFVGTNNGSGYIDRYPSKVDLGCLICFDEATGEFLWQHSSEKLPTGRVHDWPLQGICCAPYIEGKRLWFVTSRGEVRCLDTEGFRDGENNGPYKDEEFTGEKEADTIWIYDMMKNLGVSQHNMCSCSVTCLGDILFVNTSNGVDESHIVIPSTEAPSFIAMDKNTGEVLWTDKSPGTNILHGQWSSPTVAELGGVPQVIFAGGDGWVYSFKADKGTDGKPELLWKFDGNPKTSKWVLGGRGTRNNIIATPVVYDDKVYVAVGQDPEHGEGEGHLWCLDPTKRGDVSAELAMKIEGSQRVPIEHRRIQAVIEEDSEVAVPNPNSAVIWHYSTFDQDEDGEIGFEETMHRSIGTCTIKDDILYIADFSGLLHCLNAQTGKLNWTYDMFAAAWGSALIVNDHVYIGDEDGDVAVFKLSADPDDAEPLEEISMGNSVYSTPIVANGVLYIANKTHLFAITEGGE; translated from the coding sequence ATGAAATCGACGTATGCTTACTTGGCTATCGTAGGCTCAGCCTGCGTTGGCATGACAATCGCAGGCCTTTTGCCAGCAGGGCGCGCCGTCGCTCAGGATGAAGTGGCCAAGGCTGAAGTCACCAAGGATTGGCCCCAATGGGGTGGTGACTCGAAGCGAAACAATGTCCCGACTGCCGCCAATATCCCCACGACTTGGGATATCGGCGGCTTCGACCGCTCCTCCGGCGAGTGGCAAAAGGAAGATGCCGAGAACATTAAGTGGGTCGCTGCGCTGGGTAGCCAGTCGTATGGCAACCCGGTTGTCGCCGACGGCAAGATCTTTGTTGGCACCAACAATGGAAGCGGTTACATCGACCGTTATCCGTCGAAGGTCGACCTCGGTTGTTTGATCTGTTTCGACGAAGCCACCGGCGAATTCCTGTGGCAGCACTCGAGCGAAAAGCTACCCACCGGGCGCGTCCACGATTGGCCTCTGCAGGGTATCTGCTGTGCTCCATACATCGAAGGCAAACGCCTTTGGTTCGTCACCAGCCGCGGCGAAGTTCGCTGTCTGGATACCGAAGGCTTCCGCGACGGTGAAAACAATGGTCCTTACAAGGACGAAGAATTCACCGGCGAAAAAGAGGCCGACACGATCTGGATTTACGACATGATGAAAAACCTGGGCGTGTCGCAGCACAACATGTGCAGCTGCTCGGTGACTTGCCTGGGCGACATCCTGTTTGTGAACACCTCCAACGGTGTCGACGAGTCGCACATCGTGATTCCTTCGACGGAAGCTCCTAGCTTCATCGCCATGGACAAAAACACCGGCGAAGTCCTCTGGACCGATAAGTCACCCGGCACGAACATTCTGCATGGTCAATGGTCGAGCCCGACCGTAGCCGAGCTGGGCGGCGTCCCGCAAGTTATTTTCGCTGGCGGCGACGGCTGGGTATATTCCTTCAAGGCAGACAAAGGGACCGACGGCAAGCCGGAACTGCTGTGGAAGTTCGACGGCAACCCGAAGACCTCGAAGTGGGTTCTCGGCGGTCGTGGTACTCGTAACAACATCATCGCCACACCGGTTGTCTACGACGACAAGGTCTACGTCGCGGTTGGCCAAGACCCGGAACACGGCGAAGGGGAAGGTCACCTGTGGTGCTTAGACCCAACAAAACGCGGTGACGTCAGTGCTGAACTGGCCATGAAAATCGAAGGTAGCCAGCGTGTGCCGATCGAGCATCGCCGCATTCAAGCTGTGATCGAAGAAGATAGCGAAGTCGCCGTTCCCAATCCCAACAGCGCCGTCATCTGGCACTATTCGACCTTCGACCAGGACGAAGACGGCGAAATCGGATTCGAGGAAACGATGCACCGCAGCATCGGTACCTGTACCATCAAGGACGACATCCTGTACATCGCCGACTTCAGCGGACTGCTGCACTGCTTGAACGCCCAGACCGGTAAGCTGAACTGGACGTACGATATGTTCGCCGCTGCCTGGGGTTCAGCCTTGATTGTCAACGATCACGTTTACATCGGTGACGAAGATGGCGACGTCGCGGTCTTCAAGCTGTCGGCCGATCCCGACGATGCCGAACCGCTGGAAGAGATCAGCATGGGCAATTCGGTCTACTCGACACCCATCGTTGCCAATGGCGTCTTGTACATCGCCAATAAGACGCACCTCTTCGCAATCACCGAGGGTGGCGAGTAA
- a CDS encoding response regulator: MPKQVLDVGNCGYDHSSLKNLIERNFDAKVLQSHGPTDTLKMLREQSFALVVINRKLDRDHSDGMDILKDMKADEQLQDIPVLLLSNFEDAQANAQEVGAVPGFGKRDLGKETTLKKLQPYLG; this comes from the coding sequence ATGCCTAAACAAGTTCTCGATGTCGGCAACTGTGGTTACGACCATAGTTCGCTGAAGAACCTGATTGAACGAAACTTCGACGCAAAGGTCCTTCAATCGCACGGTCCGACCGACACGCTGAAGATGTTGCGCGAACAATCCTTCGCCCTGGTGGTCATTAATCGTAAGCTCGACCGCGATCACTCTGACGGGATGGATATCCTCAAGGACATGAAAGCGGACGAGCAGTTGCAGGATATCCCGGTCCTGCTACTCTCGAACTTCGAGGACGCCCAAGCCAACGCCCAGGAAGTGGGTGCCGTTCCCGGTTTTGGTAAGCGTGACCTGGGCAAGGAGACGACCCTGAAAAAGCTACAGCCCTATCTAGGATAG
- the bioD gene encoding dethiobiotin synthase: MNGKAPRGLFITGNNTGVGKTHVAGLIAQSLQNAGLRVGTYKPAASGLVEKEGQWISEDVQTLWEASGKMWDAKHICPQTFHAPLAPHLSARAEGKDIDTTLLRTGFDHWKQQQAAGKCDFILVEGAGGLLSPMSDEDYVADLALEFGLPLIVVAANRLGMINETLQTLLTAQSYQAGVLVAGIVLNDLEADTSDISRTTNRGELARRSHVPILTHVPFGAKQLPEEVDWQSLARG; the protein is encoded by the coding sequence ATGAACGGAAAAGCACCACGAGGACTCTTCATTACCGGAAATAATACAGGCGTCGGCAAGACCCACGTAGCCGGTTTGATCGCCCAGAGCCTGCAAAATGCGGGCCTCCGCGTCGGCACATACAAGCCGGCGGCGAGTGGATTGGTCGAAAAGGAGGGCCAGTGGATCTCGGAAGATGTCCAAACGTTGTGGGAAGCTTCCGGCAAAATGTGGGACGCCAAGCACATCTGCCCGCAAACGTTTCATGCTCCGTTGGCCCCCCATCTGTCGGCTCGGGCCGAAGGGAAGGATATCGACACGACCCTTTTGCGAACCGGCTTCGACCACTGGAAGCAGCAGCAAGCCGCCGGCAAATGCGACTTCATTCTGGTTGAAGGGGCCGGAGGTCTGCTATCGCCCATGTCGGACGAAGACTACGTCGCCGACCTGGCCTTGGAATTCGGCCTGCCGCTGATTGTTGTAGCGGCCAATCGGCTGGGCATGATCAACGAGACGCTACAAACGCTTCTCACGGCCCAATCTTACCAGGCAGGTGTTCTCGTTGCAGGCATCGTTTTGAACGACTTGGAAGCGGATACCAGCGACATCAGCCGAACCACCAACCGAGGCGAACTGGCCCGCCGCAGCCACGTGCCGATTTTGACGCACGTACCCTTCGGAGCGAAGCAACTGCCGGAAGAAGTCGACTGGCAATCGCTGGCCAGGGGATAG